The proteins below are encoded in one region of Saccopteryx leptura isolate mSacLep1 chromosome 1, mSacLep1_pri_phased_curated, whole genome shotgun sequence:
- the NIBAN3 gene encoding protein Niban 3 isoform X4 — protein MLQGCWFNGGQKKLPQVREHRGLLSQLQGHPPQWQLIFCVLRGDGRLEWFSHREEYENGCRPLGSTALTGYTVLTSQREYLHLLDTLCPDSGEHTLEESDSLLEMPVNFPLFLQHPFRRHLCFSAATAEAQRAWRLALDGGIRLRGTVLQRSQAPAAHAFLDAIRLYRQHRGHFGHDDMTLGSDAEVLTSVLMQELLPALRAQIQLSLRGTGRARAWAWTELLDAVHATILAGASAGLRTFQPKKDELLAALERKIRPDVDQMLRLREHVAGKLRAVVQGPLELCLRRKVDAQLPRVTQMLLNTVEAALAAVQTLLVQGMDRLSRNLRRSPSGARLRKEVYSFGEMPWDPELMQTCYCEAEPSQGRLGWLVVPFGFLGARSLVFGVQDLAQQLMADAVATFLQLADQCLTMTLDCNQAAQQLEKVRGRVLKKFQSDSDSAQRRFIRRWQLCILLPFVLSQLEPSCKEELPELEGDVLAVGSSALTIEGIYEDVIREVLLQRIDGELKKALSTSYVSCDLDGCLEAPWNQAGADEQAGAQRGTCSKQPGSSTKVQPLCPLPPPGMFRS, from the exons GAATATGAAAATGGGTGTCGTCCTCTGGGATCCACAGCACTGACAGGGTACACAGTCCTAACTTCCCAGCGTGAATATCTCCACCTGCTGGACACTCTCTGTCCAGACTCCG GCGAACATACTCTGGAAGAGTCTGACTCCCTCCTGGAAATGCCTGTGAACTTTCCCCTGTTTCTGCAGCACCCCTTCCGAAGGCATCTCTGTTTCTCTGCAGCCACAGCAGAGGCTCAGCGTGCATGGAGGCTAGCCCTGGATGGCGGCATCCGGCTTCGTGGCACAG tccTACAGCGAAGTCAGGCCCCCGCTGCGCATGCTTTCTTGGATGCCATACGGCTCTACCGGCAGCACCGAGGCCACTTTGGCCACGACGACATGACGCTGGGCTCGGACGCCGAG gtgctgacctcagtgctgatgCAAGAGCTGCTGCCAGCGCTGCGTGCCCAGATCCAGCTGAGCTTGCGGGGGACCGGCCgagccagggcctgggcctggaCCGAG CTCCTGGATGCCGTTCACGCCACCATCCTGGCCGGGGCCTCCGCGGGGCTCCGCACCTTCCAACCCAAAAAAGACGAGCTCCTCGCAGCCCTGGAGAGGAAGATCCGCCCAGATGTGGACCAGATGCTGAGGCTGCGGGAGCACGTGGCAGGGAAGCTGCGGG CCGTAGTCCAGGGCCCCCTGGAGTTGTGTCTGCGCAGAAAGGTGGATGCGCAGCTGCCCCGGGTCACGCAGATGCTACTGAACACCGTAGAAGCTGCACTTGCAGCGGTGCAGACCCTCCTAGTCCAAGGCATGGACCGCCTGTCTCGCAACCTGCGTAGGAGTCCCTCTGGTGCCCGGCTGCGGAAGGAG GTTTACTCATTTGGTGAGATGCCATGGGATCCAGAGCTGATGCAGACTTGCTACTGTGAAGCTGAGCCAAGCCAGGGCCGACTAGGGTGGTTAGTGGTGCCATTTGGCTTCCTTGGAGCAAGAAGTCTGGTGTTTGGGGTTCAGGATCTTGCACAGCAG CTCATGGCCGATGCTGTGGCCACCTTCCTGCAGTTGGCTGACCAGTGTCTGACCATGACCCTGGACTGCAACCAAGCTGCCCAGCAGCTGGAGAAAGTCAGGGGACGTGTGCTGAAG AAGTTCCAGTCGGACAGTGACTCAGCACAGAGGCGATTCATCCGCAGGTGGCAGCTCTGCATCCTTTTGCCCTTTGTGCTAAGCCAGCTGGAGCCAAGCTGCAAAGAG GAGCTGCCTGAGTTGGAAGGGGATGTTCTTGCTGTGGGCAGCTCTGCCCTGACCATCGAGGGTatctatgaggatgtcatccggGAGGTCCTGCTGCAGAGAATAGATGGAG AATTGAAAAAGGCCCTCAGTACCAGCTATGTGTCCTGTGATCTGGATGGCTGCTTGGAGGCCCCGTGGAACCAGGCGGGAGCAG atgagcaagctggggctcagagagggacTTGCTCCAAGCAGCCAGGCTCCAGCACTAAGGTCCAGCCACTTTGCCCACTGCCACCTCCAGGAATGTTCAGGAGCTGA
- the NIBAN3 gene encoding protein Niban 3 isoform X5 — translation MGGRSSSPLDKQQQQHLRGEHTLEESDSLLEMPVNFPLFLQHPFRRHLCFSAATAEAQRAWRLALDGGIRLRGTVLQRSQAPAAHAFLDAIRLYRQHRGHFGHDDMTLGSDAEVLTSVLMQELLPALRAQIQLSLRGTGRARAWAWTELLDAVHATILAGASAGLRTFQPKKDELLAALERKIRPDVDQMLRLREHVAGKLRAVVQGPLELCLRRKVDAQLPRVTQMLLNTVEAALAAVQTLLVQGMDRLSRNLRRSPSGARLRKEVYSFGEMPWDPELMQTCYCEAEPSQGRLGWLVVPFGFLGARSLVFGVQDLAQQLMADAVATFLQLADQCLTMTLDCNQAAQQLEKVRGRVLKKFQSDSDSAQRRFIRRWQLCILLPFVLSQLEPSCKEELPELEGDVLAVGSSALTIEGIYEDVIREVLLQRIDGELKKALSTSYVSCDLDGCLEAPWNQAGADEQAGAQRGTCSKQPGSSTKVQPLCPLPPPGMFRS, via the exons GCGAACATACTCTGGAAGAGTCTGACTCCCTCCTGGAAATGCCTGTGAACTTTCCCCTGTTTCTGCAGCACCCCTTCCGAAGGCATCTCTGTTTCTCTGCAGCCACAGCAGAGGCTCAGCGTGCATGGAGGCTAGCCCTGGATGGCGGCATCCGGCTTCGTGGCACAG tccTACAGCGAAGTCAGGCCCCCGCTGCGCATGCTTTCTTGGATGCCATACGGCTCTACCGGCAGCACCGAGGCCACTTTGGCCACGACGACATGACGCTGGGCTCGGACGCCGAG gtgctgacctcagtgctgatgCAAGAGCTGCTGCCAGCGCTGCGTGCCCAGATCCAGCTGAGCTTGCGGGGGACCGGCCgagccagggcctgggcctggaCCGAG CTCCTGGATGCCGTTCACGCCACCATCCTGGCCGGGGCCTCCGCGGGGCTCCGCACCTTCCAACCCAAAAAAGACGAGCTCCTCGCAGCCCTGGAGAGGAAGATCCGCCCAGATGTGGACCAGATGCTGAGGCTGCGGGAGCACGTGGCAGGGAAGCTGCGGG CCGTAGTCCAGGGCCCCCTGGAGTTGTGTCTGCGCAGAAAGGTGGATGCGCAGCTGCCCCGGGTCACGCAGATGCTACTGAACACCGTAGAAGCTGCACTTGCAGCGGTGCAGACCCTCCTAGTCCAAGGCATGGACCGCCTGTCTCGCAACCTGCGTAGGAGTCCCTCTGGTGCCCGGCTGCGGAAGGAG GTTTACTCATTTGGTGAGATGCCATGGGATCCAGAGCTGATGCAGACTTGCTACTGTGAAGCTGAGCCAAGCCAGGGCCGACTAGGGTGGTTAGTGGTGCCATTTGGCTTCCTTGGAGCAAGAAGTCTGGTGTTTGGGGTTCAGGATCTTGCACAGCAG CTCATGGCCGATGCTGTGGCCACCTTCCTGCAGTTGGCTGACCAGTGTCTGACCATGACCCTGGACTGCAACCAAGCTGCCCAGCAGCTGGAGAAAGTCAGGGGACGTGTGCTGAAG AAGTTCCAGTCGGACAGTGACTCAGCACAGAGGCGATTCATCCGCAGGTGGCAGCTCTGCATCCTTTTGCCCTTTGTGCTAAGCCAGCTGGAGCCAAGCTGCAAAGAG GAGCTGCCTGAGTTGGAAGGGGATGTTCTTGCTGTGGGCAGCTCTGCCCTGACCATCGAGGGTatctatgaggatgtcatccggGAGGTCCTGCTGCAGAGAATAGATGGAG AATTGAAAAAGGCCCTCAGTACCAGCTATGTGTCCTGTGATCTGGATGGCTGCTTGGAGGCCCCGTGGAACCAGGCGGGAGCAG atgagcaagctggggctcagagagggacTTGCTCCAAGCAGCCAGGCTCCAGCACTAAGGTCCAGCCACTTTGCCCACTGCCACCTCCAGGAATGTTCAGGAGCTGA